From Hydra vulgaris chromosome 15, alternate assembly HydraT2T_AEP, one genomic window encodes:
- the LOC136072092 gene encoding glutathione synthetase-like — protein MDIYENLKLDEAEINELADTAKDWVTLHGMIMRNNNDRKLLNYAPFMLFPSPFPRYLYEEAFSVQADLQELVYKASCDHEFIYDALKSVIVHDEFTRKQFEIYDQVRKEGIKQKYVFNITRSDYMINELKNPDENKRLYDIKQIEMNMIAASFGGLGTFVEKLHRYMCDVMGESAPFKKDQVATNSAIKNLGKGMAKLWKIYDKEDSVVIFVVQNGERNRFDQRLLEYNFQESVQQLGAKKHVPVLFRSLEQIHKYGKINDDRTCFVEGHEVALFYFRATYTPNDYTSPECWEARLMIERSTAAKCPSMAENLIGTKKVQQVFAKPGMVERFVNNPEVVKKIRKTFAGLYSLDETSEGDAAAEMALGNPSNYVLKPQREGGGNNMYDSDMVDELKRVTATERSQYILMERIQPPSVKNYMVHVNFDRAQLTDTVTELGIFGVLIAVDGVIVHNEPAGHLMRTKSKDQKDGGVAAGVAVLDTPYLI, from the exons atggatatttatgaaaatcttAAACTTGATGAAGCTGAAATTAATGAACTTGCAGACACAGCTAAAGATTGGGTTACTCTTCATGGAATGATCATGCGAAATAATAATGACAGAAAATTGCTTAACTATGCCCCATTTATGTTGTTTCCTTCACCATTTCCTAGGTATCTTTATGAAGAAGCTTTTTCTGTACAAGCTGATCTGCAAGAGTTGGTTTACAAAGCCAGTTGTGATCATGAATTTATTTATGATGCTTTAAAAAG tGTCATTGTGCATGATGAGTTTACCAGGAAACAGTTTGAAATCTATGATCAAGTCAGAAAAGAAGGAATTAAACAG AAATATGTCTTCAATATAACTCGGTCTGACTATATGATAAATGAGCTGAAGAACCCTGATGAAAATAAGCGTCTTTATGACATAAAACAGATTGAGATGAACATGATTGCTGCTTCGTTTGGTGGTCTTGGTACTTTTGTAGAAAAATTACACAg GTATATGTGTGATGTGATGGGTGAGAGTGCTCCATTCAAAAAAGATCAG gttgCAACTAATTCTGCAATAAAGAATCTTGGAAAAGGAATGGCAAAGCTATGGAAGATCTATGACAAAGAAGA CTCTGTTGTGATTTTTGTTGTTCAAAATGGCGAAAGAAATCGATTTGATCAAAGACTTTTAGAGTATAATTTTCAAGAAAG TGTGCAGCAGCTAGGAGCCAAGAAACATGTTCCTGTGCTATTTCGATCTCTGGAGCAAATACACAAATACGGAAAAATAAATGATGACAGGACTTGCTTTGT TGAAGGTCATGAAGTTGCATTGTTTTACTTTCGTGCTACATATACACCAAATGACTACACAAGTCCtgaa tgTTGGGAAGCTCGTCTAATGATTGAGAGATCAACAGCAGCTAAATGTCCATCAATGGCTGAAAATCTTATTGGAACAAAAAAAGTGCAACAAGTTTTTGCCAAACCTGGTATGGTTGAAAGATTTGTCAACAATCCAGAAGTGGTTAAGAAAATCCGAAAAACCTTTGCTGGTTTATATTCTCTAGATGag aCTTCAGAAGGCGATGCTGCTGCAGAAATGGCTCTTGGTAACCCATCCAACTATGTTTTAAAACCTCAAAGAGAAGGAGGAG GGAACAATATGTATGATTCCGATATGGTTGATGAGTTAAAAAGAGTAACGGCTACTGAAAGAAGTCAATATATTCTTATGGAGCGTATTCAACCTCcttcagtaaaaaattatatggtaCACGTAAACTTTGATCGGGCGCAGTTAACAGACACAGTAACTGAACTTGGCATCTTTGGAGTGCTTATTgc AGTTGACGGTGTGATTGTGCATAATGAACCAGCTGGCCACTTAATGCGAACAAAAAGCAAAGATCAAAAAGACGGAGGAGTTGCTGCCGGAGTAGCTGTTCTCGACACAccctatttaatataa